A genomic stretch from Caloenas nicobarica isolate bCalNic1 chromosome 3, bCalNic1.hap1, whole genome shotgun sequence includes:
- the SERTAD4 gene encoding SERTA domain-containing protein 4 — translation MTLVLPMQRLGRPIAAEGAADLAAYRALWEPPCCGRPGPAAPPAPGPPAAGSHYRGISNPVTTSKITYFKRKYVEEEDFHPPLSSCTHKTISVFEERAHILYMSLEKLKFIDDPEVYLRRSVLINNLMKRIHGEIIMQNNWCFSACSFGGTSPQEWFVPQDCPYRKRLRMAKEEYEKLHTCCFYQECGSHYLNLPYSVNASTENTSSSSSSSSSPISLPSCSQQLDYDIGSAPSYRSDDQIPANEIFITNARSHSNQEKAKFNDEKGGNEPERESVALNCEPVRGIHALECKGKCYDYFETGCNDKSNISESWKKSLRKKESLPSNKICCSKGSKI, via the exons ATGACCCTGGTGCTGCCCATGCAGCGGCTGGGCCGCCCCATCGCCGCCGAGGGAGCCGCCGACCTCGCCGCCTACCGCGCCCTCTGGGAGCCGCCCTGctgcggccgccccggccccgccgccccgccggcccccgggCCCCCCGCCGCAG GATCACATTACAGGGGAATTTCAAATCCTGTAACAACATCCAAGATCACatactttaaaaggaaatatgtgGAAGAAGAGGATTTTCATCCGCCACTCAGCAGCTGTACACATAAA acaATCTCCGTGTTTGAGGAGCGGGCCCATATTCTTTACATGTCTttggaaaagctgaaattcaTTGATGATCCTGAAGTCTACCTGCGGAGATCTGTCCTTATCAACAATCTAATGAAGAGAATCCACGGAGAAATCATCATGCAGAACAACTGGTGCTTCTCCGCCTGCTCCTTCGGTGGCACCTCGCCACAGGAGTGGTTTGTGCCTCAGGACTGCCCATACAGAAAACGCCTTCGGATGGCGAAGGAGGAGTACGAGAAGCTCCACACGTGCTGCTTCTACCAAGAGTGTGGCAGTCACTATTTAAATCTACCATACTCCGTTAATGCTAGCACAGAAAAtacttcctcctcttcctcctcctcctcctcccccattTCTTTGCCAAGCTGTTCCCAGCAGTTGGATTATGACATTGGCAGTGCCCCTTCTTACAGGAGTGATGACCAGATCCCTGCTAATGAAATATTCATCACTAATGCCAGGTCTCACAGTAATcaggaaaaggcaaaatttaaTGACGAGAAAGGCGGTAATGAACCTGAGCGAGAAAGCGTTGCCCTAAACTGTGAACCTGTAAGAGGCATCCATGCTCTTGAATGTAAAGGCAAATGTTATGACTATTTTGAGACTGGATGTAATGACAAGAGCAACATAAGCGAGTCTTGGAAAAAATCCTTAAGGAAAAAGGAGTCTTTACCAAGTAATAAAATATGCTGCAGCAAAGGAAGTAAAATATGA